gagatgggaataccaggaaagggaaaattcttaaagagatgggaataccagaccattggCCAGGTTCTGGGGATCAGAAGTTACACATATTTACAAACCATTATAttcctctttatatatatataaagggaaaattagatggaaaattaaagggaaaaaatatatattaatatatattatatatgtaaggggaaaatatataaatatatataaataaaatataatatatatgtacataaaatatatacacatgtatttatatatatacacacacacacgtgttaaaatgagacttccctggtggttcagatggtaaagaatctgcctgcaatgcaggagaccgggatttgatccctgggttacgAAGATCCCCTAACTTCCTAAcctcctccagcattcttgctggagaatctccatggacagaggagactggcaggctacaggccatgggttgcaaagaattgggcattACTGAGCGACCAACAtgcacacatattttaaaatgtgtttttcaacACCTATAAACTCTGTTTTTCCTCTCCTtgtacagaaaacaaaataaagccttACAGTGATAATTTCATATCTTCCTGAAGCCAgctggtttcctttttttaagttttggtttttttctcttACTCCCCATTTCCCTCTCATGGCAAACTAAACATTTAAACATCAACTAGTTAAGTTTGTCAGGGTCAAATTTCTCATGCTTTAATCATTCTAAAATACCTACACTGGCTTTATGAATTAATAAGTTGCtctaacataatactgtaaatcaattatacatcaataaaaaagtAAGTTGCCACTGTTTCTATAACTTCATTAAgattaaaacaattaaaacactgattaaagttaaaatatgtaaaaagctATTTAAATAAATGGGATGATAACAAAGATATATTTTGTAATGGTTCTTTGCCAATATTCTTctgggctttttttaaaaaatggttttttgTCACTACAGATATATACCTTTAATTTCTGTATAtgcagtatgaaaatgcaaaagggAAAAAGTACATTGCCATTCAAGGGCCACTGGTAAAGTGAGCCAACTGGCCAGCATTCACTGGGTAATTATTATTTAGtctttaagtcatgtccgactcttctgtgacctcatggactgtagcccgccaaggcgcctcaatccatggaatttcccagacaagaataggggagcaggttgccatttcttcctccaggggatctccctgacccaggaatcaaacccacatctcttgtattggcaggaggattctttattgctgagtcaccagggaagctcctgggtAGGAAAATGTAATAACTTTTATAGAACatatcccagttcagttcagttcagttgctcagtcgtgtccaactctttgcgaccccatgaatcgcagcacgccaggcctccctgtccatcaccaactcccggagtccactcagattcacggccatcgagtcagtgatgccatccagccatcttatcctctgtcatccctttctcctcctgcccccgatccctcccagcatcagtcttttccaatgagtcaactcttcgcatcaggtggccaaagtactggagtttcagctttagcatcattccttccaaagaaatcccagggctgatccccttcagaatggactggttggatctccttgcagtccaagggactctcaagagtcttctccaacaccacagttcaaaagcatcaattcttcggtgctcagccttattcacagtccaactctcacatccatacatgactactggaaaaaccatagccttgactagacggaccttacacAGTTCTATGTAAAAGTAAAGGCAACTTAGGTAGAGTCAGGGAGCACAGTGATAAAGCCAAACTGAAAAATCTCTATCCCTTGATGCTTTCTCCAGGCCACATCCTCTCATCTCTGAATGGCTCCTCTTTCTTGACAGTGGATTAGACCTCGCCCATCCCCACTTGCCCTGTCTGCTGTTTCCTAGAGATTTACTGATACATCTCTACATATACTCTCTAGATCTATATTCCCTCTGGATGATTTTACCCACACAGACCTTGTTAATCATGATTCCCAAATTCTTATCTCCAGGCCAGACTTTTCCTCTGGTTATGCTTACATCTGGCCACAGGTACTGTCTGTTGACTCCTGTACTTCCATGCAGGCTGTCTTCCTAGCACACCCTGTCATGTCAGACATACTCTTGCACTGGACCCATCTCAGGTGCCACCCTCCCTACCAGGCTGAGGGACACAGGTGCCTCTTCCCTGTACCTGTAACACCCTGAGCATCTCCTTTTCTTAACATGTGGTCTGCTAGATCATGATCATCTTTCTGATTACACTGTCATCATTTTTCTTGACAGTGGATTATCAATCATGGGTATAACATGTAATATACACTCAATAAATTGTTGAACAAATGGGTTCCATTTTTAATCTGAGTGGGTGTACTTAACCTATTAATTCCAAACTAGGTTGTCTTTGGAGCAAGAGATACAAATTCAGGTTCACAAAGTTAATTTTGCTATTTATGACTCTTCTCTCTTCTAGACTGAGTTGTAGATGTTCTATAATTAGTAAACAGCCACTAAGCTAGTTGAAAAatttggcttacagctcaacattcagaaaactaagatcatggcatctggtcccatcacttcatggcaaatagatggggaaacagtggaaacagtgtcagactttaattttttgggctccaaaatcactgcagatggtgattgcagccatgaaattaaaagatgcttactccttggaaggaaagttatgaccaacctagatagcatattcaaaaacagacattactttgccaaccaagctctgtctagtcaaggccatgttttttccagtggtcatgtatggatgtgagagttagactgtgaagaaagctgagcgccaaagaattgatgcttttgaactgtggtatagaagaagactcttgagagtcccttggactgcaaggagatcctgggtgttctttggaaggactgatgctaaagctgaaactcccaatactttggccacctcatgcgaagagttgactcattggaaaagaccctgggagggattgggggcaggaggagcaggggacgacagaggatgagatggctggatggcatcactgactcaatggacatgagtttgagtgaaccccgggagttggtgatgcacagggaggcctggcgtgctgtgattcatggggtcgcaaagagtcggacacgattgagcgactgaactgaactaagctagTTTTTATGGTGAGATATCTGAAAAATCACAGAATTACTAGAATACCAGATGTTTACTAACTTCAATAGGTCCCATCACGACTGCCACTTGCTCTAAATCCAGTTTCACATACCGTTACTTACTATTCGTTGAGTGCATTTCTATATGACAAATTCAGTGCCTTCGTTCACATTAGCTCTAATCTTCCTCCAAACTCACCGATGTAACTCTACTATTATGCCCAGTTAATAGATGAAACTGACATTTAAAGAAATTGAGTAGCATTTCCAAAATCACTCAGCTACTGAGGAGATGAGTGGATTTGAAGCTAAGTCTCATTCCCAGAGGGTAAGTTCTTAAATGTTGTTGTATATGACCTTTCAACCATTGGAAAGAAATTTGTGAAGAGTTTGCGTATAGTCATCACCAATTATGGGGCCAGACTAAACCTTTTGATTCCAGGCAGATAAAACTAAGCAGACCAGCTCTCAGAGACACAAAGACAAGACTGGTCCTGcaggaaaaacaaagaaggaaCAAATCCCGGCCAAGTCACAACGTGCCACACTGAATGGCTTATCTCCATGAGAAAGCAAATGTGTGTCTACACACACGACTATGGATTAGAAAACTACTAAAGACCAGAATTCAGGTCTCACCAGTTTCTATCCGAAATCTTTTTCCATTGGGTCTCATGCTTGAAAAAAACATGGGCCTTTTAAGTTAATAATCACACACTGGCAAGAACTGTTGGTGCATAGAAGATTCACAAGCTGAATTGATTTGGCAAGGGGTATCctcctcagaggatgagatggctggatggcatcactaatgaaatggacatgaacctggccaagctccaggagatggtgagggacagggaggcctggtgcacgtCAGTCCATGGGTCCAAAAGAGCCatacatgactgggcaactgaataacaacaaatgcaTTTTTAACAGCTAATAAAGTATTCAGGTTTAAAAAGCTCTCAAAAACAGAATGGTGAGGTTAAAATGGACTAACTGAATCTTGCTACAGGGGAAGTATCTGAGGGGAGCCTATGAATCTCTGGGACAGTAGTGGTTGAGATAGGGTGAGAATGGGGTCGTCAGTGTACTGACATCTGTGAATCTTGCCTGTTTTTATCTTCAGGTAACAGGGTTAGACTCCTGTGAAACTTTAGAGAgaaaagcttttgttttttttttttttataaatgtcaTACCCTTATTTCTTTAccatttggttttaattttcgAGATGCCTCAAATTTTTTAGGAAATTAAGACGTAAATGTCAAAACCAGCAACCCATACTCTTTTTTATTCTCCACTGCTCATCATGCCACAAGGCAGTAATAACGAGAACAATTCCCAACAACTggacattaaaaataacaaaatattcattAGTTACCTCTACTTTAACCTATAAAGGTAAGCCCATATCCCTGTAGATACTGGTACTTCTATTTATTGAGCATACAATAGCTggcattgaaaaagcaagagagttccagaaaaacatctatttctgatttattgactattccaaagcctttgtgtggatcacaataaactatggaaaattctgaaagagatgggaataccagaccacttgacctgcctcttgagaaacctgtatgcaggtcaggaagcaacagtgagaatgGGACAGTggacaacacactggttccaaataggtaaagcagtttgtcaaggctgtatactgtcagtctgtttatttaacttatatgcagagtacatcatgagaaacgctgggctggaggaagcacaagctggaaccaagattgccaggagaaatatcaataacctcagatatgcagatgacaccacccttatggcagaaagtgaagaactaaagaccctcttgatgaaagtgaaagaggagagtgtaaaagttggcttaaagctcaacattcaggaatctaagatcatggcatctggtcccatcacttcatggcaaatagaaacagtggaaacagtggctgactttattcttctgggctccaaaatcactgaagatggtgactgcagccatgaaattaagacgcttacttcttggaaggaaagttatgaccaacctagacagcatattcaaaagcagagacattactttgccaacaaagatctatctagataaggctatggtttttccagtggtcatgtatggatgtgagagttggattataaagaaagctgagcactgaagaattgatatttttgaactgtggtgttggagaagactcttgagagtcccttggactgcaaggagatccaaccagtccatcctaaaggagatcagtcctgggtgttcattggaaggactgatgttgaagctgaaactccaatagtttggccacctgatgcaaagagctgactcattggaaaagaccctgatgctgggaaagattaaggacaggaggagaaggggacgacagaggatgagatggttggatggcatcccggactcaatggacatgggtttgggtagattccgggagtgggtgatggacagggaggcctggtgtgctgtggttcatgggggtcacaaagagtcagacacgactgaccgactgaactgaacaatagctGGCATGGAATAAAGGAACAATCTCGGTCATCAAAATAGCTATTGTGACTATTTTACACAAGGAAGTCTGAAGAGGCGGGAAGCGGAATGAACAGTTGGACGTCTTGGAAACTGCCCAAGGTATGTACCCCTTGGGGTCTATTCTCTTTAGGACACAGGGGGCAATAATCTGCCTCCTAAAAGGGGTACGTGTGGCCTGACCTTTGTATATACTTCAAACTTGATCACATGGGAGAAGTAATCCCAACATCCATTCCACAAGCAATAGAGAGACACAAGTAGTAGCAGAAGCTGAAAAGGAATCCTTTCTTTGATGGtcacttatttgtttattgtccAGTCTTCAGttacccagaaaaaaaaagtgagcttCAGGAGTGGAAATTTAGTTGGTCTCATAGACCAGGGTATCCTCATCACCTGCTGCAGGGGTTAATAGCCACCTACTGCTCTGGCTAAGCCATGAGAAAGTCaccatgggaaaagaataaaagcaaaatatagcaaTGCAGCATAACCTAAATAAAGGTACATCTGGTTGATCAGCTggggttgtcatgccctgctAAGCTAAGGAAAAACATAGTGTGGACCTTGGAACACTGGGTCAGCGTGAGTTCAGAACGCCGCTTGTGTACACACTAAGATGTTTTCCCAAGGCATACTCGGGTCTATGACCTCCAGCTAGGTGACAGCCCTTGTACAAGAAGATAACAAAGATAGTTTAAAGTAATCAATAAAATGGGAGACATGACTGGGGACACAGGAGGCTGACTTCATCATAGCACAACAGATACTTCCTGCTTGCCAAGACACTAAATAAAAGTGATGTGGCTCTGAGGAACAGGGCTCTTGACCCAAGAAGTCTTGAGTCCCCCGGtcccatttttaaaactttaattctgtctctagtttctttttcccaaactgtGCAGTTGACCACTTTCGATCCCTACTTGCTGTGCTGGCCGCAGCAACCCATTACGCAGTACTGTGCATAGCGTAGAGAGGTTCTCAGTAAATACTGGGGAAGAAATAAAAGTCCATGCCAAGAAAACAGGCCAACTACTACCATTGATGGTGGAAGACatatccttttcttttccccagaaTGACATCAACTCTGACTTAAGGAAAAGATGAATCcaaatatgtgaaatctaaataaATGATCTTTTTTGTAGGCCAAGAAGCAGCTTGTAGAAAAGGGGGAAATGGAAGGGTCAATCTAGGAAAGACCAGGGTTGTTACTGtgtaacttttaaatgtaaattccTGAGCAGAAATGTTTCTCTCCATACCATCTGTCCTTGCCTTTTCTCACATTTCACATATTTATGAAAGCCTTGCTGTGCCATTAAGCAACACAAACACAATAGGTGTTGTTGGAATGAGGTCATTACCTCAGGCCCAGTGGTAGAACATAAGGGACCTTAGGAGGGGGATTTGTTGTTATAAAGCAAAATCAAATCAATTACCTTTCCAAAGGGATATGATATTGTGGAGATAAGACCATTATGAAGCTAGAAACTTgagaaagtcatttaaaaagCTCCTCAAGTACAGGTAACTCATGACTAAAGGCGCTGCACTATTACACAACATGAGTGTCAGCGCAACAAATTTCCAACTTCATGACTCAGGCTTCTGCACTACACATATTACTGGATGGttccttcattttaaagaaatgtgaaCATAAGCGTGCACACAAAAACATCTGACACCCCAAACAAAACACAACAGCTGTCAGGCCAAGAAAAATCTGTTAAATTGACACCGTGTCGTCAAAGCTACTCTTCCAAGATCCAAAGTTATTCTCCCTTCTGAAAAGTGTGGCCGGACAGACAACCTCCTGTCCAAGACCACATCTTCATCACTCTCTTTCCTAGAACTGGTTCCGGAACTGCCCTAACAGGGAGCACAGGCCCTGGGAGGCGGATGTAAAAACAACTGGCCCAGCCTCATCTGCACCTACTCGGCGTTGCCTCTGCCTCCGGATGAGCAGGGAAAGCCCCCGACTCTGCCCACCTCCACGCCAGTGGGTCCCTTCTGGTCTCCCTTGATCCGCCCGTAGCGCCTCGAGGGTGGCTGCGGAACAAAGCTGCCCAGAAAGTGGCTCAAGCCGACCCACCAGTACCTCTTCCAAAGGTCTCCCGGTCGCCCCTGGGTCTCCCGGCAGGCCCCCGCGACTACACAGCTCTCTCGACCAGACGATTTTCACCGACTTTATTGGGCCCCCGACCCAGTTGGTCTCGCCGCCCACCTCCCCACTAGATGGCTCCGGCTCTCCATAACATCaagcatattcaaaaacactgCGGGCGGGGCGACTCTGGAGAGAGCCCTTGCTGGGAAGCCGGCTCCCCTGTGGCGGCATCAGGGTCACTTGCTCTTCGTCTTCTGACTCTCCGTCTTCTTTGGCAGCAGCACGGCCTGGATGTTGGGCAGGACGCCGCCCTGAGCGATGGTCACTTTCCCCAGAAGCTTGTTTAGCTCTTCGTCGTTGCGGATGGCGAGCTGCAGGTGGCGAGGGATTATCCTGGTCTTCTTGTTGTCCCGCGCGGCGTTGCCAGCCAACTCCAGGATCTCCGCCGTCAGGTATTCCAACACCGCCGCCAGGTACACCGGCGCCCCGGCGCCCACTCGCTCCGCGTAATTACCCTTGCGCAGCAGTCTGTGCACTCGGCCCACTGGGAACTGCAGGCCCGCGCGAGACGACCTGGACTTGGCCTTTGCCCGCACTTTGCCGCCCTGCTTTCCGCGACCAGACATGTTTGTCTGTCGCCTAAAACTCCAGCGAGAGGAAAAAACCCAGCGATCCGGTTCCTAGTACAAGAATGCAACGTACCACACCGGAACTGCCTCTACCAACACTTTGCTGACACTAGGCAGCGCCTTCCCATTGGGCTCAGCAGCTTCCTTGGCTCCGGTGACCAATGACAGGCAGGCTCCCAATTAGGACGCTGGCAGAAGGACCACCTTCTCCACCTTTCTCCAATCAAAAGAGCAAACTTCTCAGTCCTCATTTACATAACCGCTGATATAAATACCTAGGTCCGCTTGCTCCGCGGTTGGGGTTCCATTGAATTTATTGAGTTCGGCTGAATTTAGCGGATTCTGAGGTTTCAACCTCCTCCGTCGCTCTCAGGAAAAGAATGTCTTAAAAATTAAGGAACCGtggtaagaaacagaaaaatcaggaAGGAGAGTTACTCCTTAGTTAACTTAGTCAACAAATACTAAGCACTCAAGCAAGAAATGCCTCTAGCAGTTCGGGCTGAGTATGCCCGAAATTTTTGACACATTACCTTTATTATTAttgacacttaaaaaaaacccCTTGTAAGCAAAAGAGATCTCTAACTTGAAAATGTTCTAAGCTTGATTTTTTAGTAAAtactaaaaacaaagcaaaacaaacaacaacaacaaaaaccctatGTTGCCATTACAAGAATCCTGACTCTGCCaaacttttccttcttttgaatCAAGCATTAAAATCATGCGGTTCAATTTGACTATTTaggactccccaccccacccccacccccacctcccagccatcCTGTGTTCTGAGGgttcttttatttctgctttaacaACACCACTATATTTTTTGTGCTATAGAGATGGGTGAGGATAGGTACATAATAAGCAAATATTTGCCATAAAGCTTTCCTACTGGAAAGGCTTATTCGTCAGGACTAGGTACAGGGAGCACAATTTACCAAAATATTCATTCCTCATGGTGTTAAGTCCTGGGAAAGAGTTATGAATCATACTTAAATACTGCTGCCTTTTTTCACAGTATGAACCTTTTGGGAAAACAGTCCTGTCTCCTAGAGTGGTGACACTGCTCAAAGTTCCGTTTTTCTCAAGGGATTTCTTAAGAAATGAGAACCTCCTGATTTAAAGccatgatcatggcatccactatTTCACAAGAACGTcgatttttaatgaaataagagCGTTACATTATTTTAGCTAATCACAGAAATTGTCATTTGACTGAGAAGCAAAACCCCGTgcttgggctgggggtggggaacgGAGGAAGCAGTAAAAGCTGCAAATTGTGCAGAAGCAGCTGCAAGAGAAAAGtcggcggtgggggtggggaggaaagggtAAGGTTAGACTTCTTcggaaaagattttaattttttctgcagGGGGCCACAAAAGAGAAAACGATTGAAAGATTTCCTCTACCCCAACTGATGACTTTAAAAGACCCACAGGTGTAAAGCAACTGCTTTAggtagtggctcagacggtgaagcgtctgcccacaatgcgggtgacctgggttcaatccctgggttgggaagatcccctggagaaggaaatggcaacccactccagtattcttgcctggaaaatcccatggatggaagagcctggtaggctacagtccatggggtagcaaagagtcggacacaactgagcgaattcactcatTCAAAGCATTCCCAGTTCCTACTGAGTTTCAAATTAGCCTAAGAATAGTATTATAAAAGTGTGCGTTTcgtttgaaaactataaaattagaACTCCCGCGCGCTAGAGAGAGGCGGGGGCATACGAGGTGGAGGAAAGAGACAAGGGAAACCCAGCGCTCACTGGATCTGGCCTACCGTTTTTTTAAGTATGGAGAAACGGCAATATAATTCCTATCGAGTCTTTCCCCAATTTCAtggcaaaaataacaaaaactttTCCCAACTAAACAACCGAAAAATTTTGCAgagaagggattaaaaaaaaaaaaacaaaacgaaacaaaaaccTCTTGGAGACTTAGCTCCGCCCACTACGTTGAGGTTTTCAACTAGGTCCGCTATAAGGATATATTAGCCCAGGTTCTTCGTCCTCCTAACTGTTGCGAGCTTGTTTTATGCGATTGTCGTTGGTTTCGTGTTGAAAATGTCTGGCAGGGGCAAAGGGGGGAAAGGGCTGGGTAAAGGAGGTGCTAAGCGTCACCGGAAGGTCTTACGGGACAACATCCAGGGCATTACGAAGCCCGCAATTCGCCGTCTTGCCCGCCGTGGTGGTGTCAAGCGCATCTCAGGGCTCATCTACGAGGAGACCCGTGGAGTGCTCAAAGTGTTCTTGGAAAATGTGATCCGCGATGCAGTGACGTACACGGAACACGCCAAGCGCAAGACGGTCACGGCCATGGATGTGGTGTATGCTCTGAAACGCCAGGGCCGCACCCTCTACGGCTTCGGTGGCTGAGCTGTGCTTGCGGCTAATCATATTCCAAAAGGCTCTTTTTAGGGCCACCAAAACCTCAAGAAAAGGGCTGATAATGCTTATGTTCCCTAGTGACTGTGCTAATAGGTGCTTCAGAAGCTTTACGATTGCAGTTGTTCAGACGGATGTTTCGGGGTTAGGCTTGAGGCTGGGGAAGGTGTGAGCAGCAAATCTCGAAGTGGGGAGCCCGGGGCCCGCGCTAGGGTCGTAGCCTCGGAAATGCATCGCAGGGCAGTAAGTGATCTTCCCTTTTGTTTCAGACGCTGAAGTGCTGAGTTTGGACTCCGTTTGGGAAACAGGTATCGTCAACTTAGAAATAGGTGTTTTGGGAGCGAATGCCTCGGGATCTGAGTTTATGTAGAGTAACTTGTATGCAAATAAGGCAAGTGCGGCTCTCTGCCTGCGATTGGACGGGAGGTATCAGAGGGAGTGGTTCTCGCCGATGGGGCGGGCCCCACCTCTGAGACCTATTGTAGTAGTCCAATAGGAAAGCGCGAGGTGCAGGCCTAGAATTGCGCGCAGGGGTCCTGccaaacattaatattttatatattgacgGACTGTTTGAGTGAGAGGTAATCCAACTCCGAGGCGGAATGCAGGGCGGCCGCGTGTGGGCGAAGTGCAAGGCCGGGTCTAAACCGTCGGCCCCTGCTCTACTCGTGGGTCAGCTGCACAAAGGTGGTCGCGCCGAGCAGGTGAGCATCCCAACCCTCGACTGCCCAGCGGCGGTGCTCAAGCCCCGGGGCGTGAGAATCCAGGAGTTAGCCGGCAGCGCTGCTGGGGCGCAGGCAGTACTGTTGCCCGGGATAGAGAGGGTCTTGTGACCCGGTCTCACCTAGGAGATAACCCTGGCTTTCTAAGTGACGGTCCTGTTCAGAACCGCCCGGCCCGGGGCTGCGGGAAGGAGTGGGGCGGCGGGTTGTAGTCTAAATAGTTCGGTGAAAATGATGTAGCGAGATAGCTGTA
This region of Ovis canadensis isolate MfBH-ARS-UI-01 breed Bighorn chromosome 3, ARS-UI_OviCan_v2, whole genome shotgun sequence genomic DNA includes:
- the H2AJ gene encoding histone H2A.J — encoded protein: MSGRGKQGGKVRAKAKSRSSRAGLQFPVGRVHRLLRKGNYAERVGAGAPVYLAAVLEYLTAEILELAGNAARDNKKTRIIPRHLQLAIRNDEELNKLLGKVTIAQGGVLPNIQAVLLPKKTESQKTKSK
- the H4C16 gene encoding histone H4; this translates as MSGRGKGGKGLGKGGAKRHRKVLRDNIQGITKPAIRRLARRGGVKRISGLIYEETRGVLKVFLENVIRDAVTYTEHAKRKTVTAMDVVYALKRQGRTLYGFGG